The genomic region GAAGAAGTGATCAAGCAGATAATTGCATTGAAACCTGACATGCAATTTATTTTTGCAACACATAATGCCAATATTCCCGTACTTGGAGATGCAGAAATGGTTCATACGTGTTCTTATGTCGATACCGATGGAAAAACCTCCATCGCTGTTGATTCCGGAAGTATTGATAATCAGAATACGCAAAAATCCATTATAAGTATAATGGAAGGTGGTGAGGTTGCCTTTGAAAGAAGAAAGGAAATATATGAATTATGGAATTAGTTGAACTATATGATATATTGTTGAAGGGTGAAGATAGCAAGAACCAATTCAAGCAGAATTTTACCAATTCTGATAGTTTGGCTGCAGAAATGGTGGCTTTCAGCAATAGCGATGGAGGAAGGATTTTTATCGGGGTTGCTGATGATGGTGCGATAGCAGGTCTTTCTGCTGAAGATGTTCGTAGATTGAATATGATGATTTCCAATGTTGCTTCTCAGCATGTTCATCCAGCAATCAACCCTATGACAGAAAACATATTGACAGATGAAGGTTCTGAAATCATTGTGGTTGCTGTTCCTGTAGGCTTATGCAAGCCTTATTCAGATAACCAAGGTATCATTTGGGTAAAAAGTGGGGCAGATAAACGAAAAGTGACTGCCCGTGAAGAATTACAGCGTATGTTTCAGGAAGCAGGGCTGGTTTATGCGGATGAAGTTCCTGTAAACGGTTTGACGGCTACGGATATAGATTTGAAGTATTTCAGTACTTTTTTTGAGAAACTTTATGGGGAATCCGTTGATGCGCAGCAGAAAACTTTATTACATATTTTGGAAAATATGAATTTGGCAAAGGATGGTTTCCTTAATGTGGCGGGAGCCTTGCTCTTTTCAAGAAATGTCAAGTATAAGCTGCCATTGTTCATCGTCAAGGCAGTGCATTATCCTGGTACCGATATTGATACTGCCAGATATGAAGACAGCAGAGATTTTTCTGGATTGCTGGAGGAAGTATATACTGATACGCTTTCTTTTATTCTGAGCAATGTGCCTTATCGGCAAAATGATCAAAATGTAAATTCAACTGCAGTACCTGTAGTAGCAAAGACCGTATGGGAAGAGCTTTTGTCCAACGCACTTTTTCATCGTGACTATTTTGTTGCGGCTCCAGTCCGTCTCTTTATGTTCAGTAACCGTGTAGAACTTGTTAGTCCTGGGCATTTACCTAATAATCTGACGATTGAAAATATCAAAGCAGGAAATTCAGTGAGTAGAAATCCTATACTTACTTCTTACGGAAGTAAAATACTTCCTTACCGTGGCCTTGGAAATGGCATAAGGCGGGCATTGAAACTGCATAAGAAGATTACATTTGTAGATGACAGAGCCGGAAATCAATTTAAGGCAATTGTTTTCTATTGAAGGAAAGGAAGGCTATATCTTACTTGTGCTATATAATATATACTTGGGAGTTTATTATCGTTTCAATTCTATTTTTGTAATATTTTTTGAATTGATGCAACAAAATCAAAATTCTATACAATGTTCAATATTGTACTATACATGCTGATTCTTAGAGAAATAGGGCCGAGATTAGAGAAAATCAATACTCAGTATTTCAAATACGGGGTATTGCCTTTTAGTCGGTTTTAATATCATACCCATA from Spirochaetia bacterium harbors:
- a CDS encoding putative DNA binding domain-containing protein, whose amino-acid sequence is MELVELYDILLKGEDSKNQFKQNFTNSDSLAAEMVAFSNSDGGRIFIGVADDGAIAGLSAEDVRRLNMMISNVASQHVHPAINPMTENILTDEGSEIIVVAVPVGLCKPYSDNQGIIWVKSGADKRKVTAREELQRMFQEAGLVYADEVPVNGLTATDIDLKYFSTFFEKLYGESVDAQQKTLLHILENMNLAKDGFLNVAGALLFSRNVKYKLPLFIVKAVHYPGTDIDTARYEDSRDFSGLLEEVYTDTLSFILSNVPYRQNDQNVNSTAVPVVAKTVWEELLSNALFHRDYFVAAPVRLFMFSNRVELVSPGHLPNNLTIENIKAGNSVSRNPILTSYGSKILPYRGLGNGIRRALKLHKKITFVDDRAGNQFKAIVFY